A portion of the Micromonospora vinacea genome contains these proteins:
- a CDS encoding DUF6223 family protein — protein sequence MSVRHLLATAVAAPFAGIELAAPAAAHVSAQPTAAAALSMSSGRFGASAAVLLGLVGIIIGGLALARPVSRLGTGSGSLGAVLALATGLISMALGGLVVVTSDSGIGTGNGRGGAYVALAVGLAGVVLGGLALVRARRTGRLAG from the coding sequence ATGTCCGTCCGTCACCTGCTCGCCACCGCCGTAGCCGCCCCGTTCGCAGGGATCGAGCTGGCCGCACCGGCGGCCGCGCACGTCTCGGCCCAGCCGACCGCCGCCGCTGCTCTCTCCATGAGTTCCGGGCGTTTCGGCGCCAGCGCTGCGGTCCTGCTGGGGCTGGTCGGCATCATCATCGGCGGGCTGGCTCTGGCCCGCCCCGTCAGTCGGCTCGGTACCGGCTCGGGAAGCCTCGGAGCCGTCCTGGCCCTGGCGACAGGGCTGATCAGCATGGCGCTCGGCGGGCTGGTGGTGGTCACCTCCGACAGTGGCATCGGCACGGGCAACGGGCGAGGCGGGGCCTATGTGGCGCTGGCGGTCGGACTGGCCGGCGTGGTGCTCGGCGGGCTGGCCCTGGTTCGCGCGCGCCGCACCGGCCGCCTGGCGGGCTGA
- a CDS encoding response regulator, giving the protein MIRLLIVDDQTLVRAGFRSILDGEDGLEVVGEAADGFEAVRLARQLRPDVVLMDIRMPGLDGLAATGEIVANSDARVIILTTFDLDDYVYGALRAGASGFLVKDTEPAELIHGVRVVARGDALIAPSITRRLIAEFAARATHPDPGPRLSVLTEREREVLTLVAAGLSNDEIAARLVLSPATAKTHVSRIMTKAQARDRAQLVILAYESGLTVPGWLARS; this is encoded by the coding sequence GTGATCCGGCTGCTCATCGTCGACGACCAGACCCTGGTACGCGCCGGCTTCCGGTCCATCCTCGACGGTGAGGACGGCCTCGAGGTGGTCGGCGAGGCCGCCGATGGATTCGAGGCGGTGCGGCTGGCCCGGCAACTGCGACCGGACGTCGTGCTCATGGACATCCGGATGCCCGGGCTCGACGGCCTGGCCGCCACCGGTGAGATCGTCGCGAACTCCGATGCTCGCGTCATCATTCTGACCACGTTCGACCTGGACGACTACGTCTACGGCGCGCTGCGCGCCGGTGCCAGCGGGTTCCTGGTCAAGGACACCGAGCCGGCTGAGCTGATCCACGGAGTGCGGGTGGTGGCCCGGGGTGACGCGCTGATCGCGCCGTCGATCACCCGACGGTTGATCGCCGAGTTCGCGGCCCGGGCCACGCATCCCGACCCTGGGCCGCGACTGAGCGTGCTCACCGAGCGGGAGCGTGAGGTGCTGACGCTTGTCGCCGCCGGCCTCTCCAACGACGAGATCGCGGCGCGGTTGGTGCTGAGCCCGGCGACCGCCAAGACACATGTCAGCCGGATCATGACCAAGGCCCAGGCCCGGGACCGGGCCCAGTTGGTGATCCTCGCCTATGAGTCCGGTCTGACCGTGCCTGGTTGGCTCGCTCGGTCCTGA
- a CDS encoding nitroreductase/quinone reductase family protein — translation MSDAQGTKAPWLPPRWFIRLAWSVHRGLYRVSGGRTGLWRPRETRWGTLRLTTTGRRTGQQRSVIIAYFEDGSNLVGVAMNGWGEGAPAWWLNLQARPDASVDLVDGRRLVRGRVATDDERSRLWPRWREADKNFDAHAARRSSETTVVVLEPRSDGDYSPTPDQLPNAR, via the coding sequence ATGTCGGACGCTCAGGGAACGAAGGCACCGTGGCTCCCACCGCGGTGGTTCATCCGGCTGGCCTGGTCGGTGCACCGGGGCCTGTACCGGGTCTCCGGCGGCCGAACCGGGCTGTGGCGACCCCGCGAGACCCGCTGGGGCACCCTGCGGCTGACCACGACCGGACGCCGCACCGGCCAGCAGCGCAGCGTCATCATCGCCTACTTCGAGGATGGCTCGAACCTGGTCGGCGTGGCGATGAACGGCTGGGGTGAGGGCGCCCCCGCCTGGTGGCTCAACCTCCAGGCACGACCGGACGCGTCAGTCGATCTGGTCGACGGACGGCGGCTGGTGCGCGGCCGCGTCGCCACCGACGACGAGCGGTCACGGCTGTGGCCCCGCTGGCGCGAGGCCGACAAGAACTTCGACGCCCACGCCGCACGGCGATCGTCGGAAACCACAGTGGTGGTGCTGGAGCCCAGATCGGATGGCGACTACTCCCCAACGCCAGATCAACTGCCGAACGCGAGGTAG
- a CDS encoding sensor histidine kinase, which translates to MSGWRSRTADVALVPAVGLVAVVGLVVQSRGIDTVAEWAALLAVLLSTGALYVRRRHPVPVGVVALAAIGAYGALLHRPGPIMLVFVVALYTVVDEGYLAVAIGLGLASVIAFAVADSYNRSPNTMNGATLLHAGWLVAVIVGVTRNRRAYLAEAQARAVVAEQRMEEEARRRATEERLRIARELHDVLGHHLSLINVQASAALHRPDPVRSEQALTAIKQTSKETLSELRATLGALRQTPAVVPVPGLNRLGDLIRTAARPELEIRTELAETRSLPPEVDLAVYRIVQEALTNVARHARATTAVVRVRPDHDDVLVEIEDDGTGQPGSPGSGILGMRERARALGGSLTTGAQPAGGFRVRARLPMRPDPAPVGEQL; encoded by the coding sequence ATGTCAGGGTGGCGGAGCCGGACGGCGGACGTGGCCCTGGTGCCCGCCGTGGGTCTGGTCGCCGTCGTGGGCCTGGTGGTGCAGTCGCGCGGCATCGACACCGTCGCCGAATGGGCGGCGCTGCTGGCGGTGCTGCTCTCCACCGGCGCGCTGTACGTCCGGCGGCGTCACCCGGTGCCGGTGGGCGTCGTGGCGCTGGCTGCCATCGGCGCGTACGGGGCGCTGCTGCACCGGCCCGGTCCGATCATGTTGGTGTTCGTCGTGGCGCTCTACACAGTCGTCGACGAGGGATATCTCGCGGTCGCCATCGGGCTCGGTCTCGCCTCGGTGATCGCCTTCGCCGTGGCGGACAGCTACAACCGGTCCCCGAACACCATGAACGGGGCGACGCTGCTGCACGCCGGTTGGCTCGTCGCGGTCATCGTGGGTGTGACCCGCAATCGCCGCGCCTACCTCGCCGAGGCGCAGGCCCGAGCGGTCGTCGCCGAGCAGCGGATGGAGGAGGAGGCCCGGCGACGGGCCACCGAGGAGCGGCTGCGCATCGCCCGGGAGTTGCACGACGTGCTCGGCCACCACCTGTCGTTGATCAACGTGCAGGCCAGCGCCGCGTTGCACCGACCCGACCCGGTCCGGTCCGAGCAGGCCCTCACCGCTATCAAACAGACCAGCAAGGAGACGTTGAGTGAGTTGCGCGCGACGCTGGGCGCGCTGCGGCAGACCCCGGCGGTCGTGCCCGTACCTGGTCTGAACCGCCTCGGTGATCTGATCAGGACGGCCGCTCGACCGGAGTTGGAGATCCGCACCGAGCTGGCCGAGACGCGGTCGCTGCCGCCGGAGGTCGACCTGGCGGTGTATCGGATCGTCCAGGAGGCGCTCACCAACGTGGCGCGTCACGCGCGTGCCACCACCGCTGTGGTCCGGGTCCGGCCCGATCACGACGACGTGCTCGTGGAGATCGAGGACGACGGCACCGGCCAGCCGGGTTCACCGGGCAGCGGGATCCTCGGGATGCGGGAGCGGGCGCGGGCACTCGGCGGTTCGTTGACCACTGGCGCGCAGCCGGCCGGGGGCTTCCGGGTCCGTGCCCGTCTGCCGATGCGACCCGACCCGGCGCCGGTGGGGGAGCAGCTGTGA